Proteins from a single region of Bogoriella caseilytica:
- a CDS encoding DUF456 domain-containing protein — protein MPWWGELIVGLVVVIGLIGAVIQIYPGSVILLGGILVWCFFTGGSVAWWVGGIATVAVAGAYLWRFLFSWKYLADAGVPNRSMIIGGLASIVGFFVIPVIGLVVGLVAGTYLAERVRLKDHTKAWRATVAALKSTGWSILIELAGALIATGAWITGLILT, from the coding sequence ATGCCCTGGTGGGGAGAGCTGATCGTTGGCCTGGTCGTTGTCATTGGACTGATCGGCGCGGTCATCCAGATCTACCCCGGCAGCGTCATCCTGCTCGGTGGCATCCTCGTGTGGTGTTTCTTCACCGGCGGATCGGTGGCCTGGTGGGTCGGGGGCATCGCCACGGTCGCCGTGGCGGGGGCCTATCTGTGGCGATTCCTGTTCTCCTGGAAGTACCTGGCCGATGCCGGCGTACCCAATCGCTCGATGATCATCGGCGGGCTGGCCTCGATCGTGGGCTTCTTCGTCATCCCCGTGATCGGGCTGGTCGTGGGTTTGGTCGCCGGAACGTATCTCGCCGAGCGCGTCCGGTTGAAGGATCACACGAAGGCGTGGCGGGCCACGGTCGCCGCCCTGAAGTCGACCGGTTGGTCGATCCTCATCGAACTGGCCGGCGCGCTCATCGCAACCGGGGCATGGATCACTGGGCTGATTCTCACGTGA
- a CDS encoding ATP-binding protein, which produces MPPERPALVRPRHGRILGGVCAGLAAHLRLSPTTLRIALAASTLVAGAGALFYLWLWLTVPGMKAGQEERSPALARLAPRLREAQSDGRVRDLSVAAGLLALAAIVLFIHGWSSPPAWLLPVTLVAIGAAIAWHELVASRRGGAGRARMIAAVAAGIVLAVAGSVVLLAQGRQVGEVLTAIVGGLVIVLGVVIVLAPVLLRLLSELGEERAARAREAERADIAAHLHDSVLQTLALIRSRSHDDDVARLARAQERELRTWLYADRPEPGTSVADALRTMAGEVEDIHGVPIDVVTAGDAVPDAGTETLTAAAREALSNAVRHGQAPVSLYVETSPEAVEVFVRDRGEGFDLNEVPPDRYGVRESIIGRMERHGGSAWVRSRESGTEVHLRIPHQTARKPNAETEAHTGAERG; this is translated from the coding sequence ATGCCACCCGAGCGTCCCGCCCTGGTCCGCCCCCGCCACGGGCGCATCCTCGGTGGCGTGTGCGCGGGGTTGGCGGCCCACCTACGGCTCTCGCCCACGACCCTCCGGATCGCCTTGGCGGCCAGCACACTCGTGGCCGGTGCCGGAGCCCTCTTCTACCTCTGGCTCTGGCTCACCGTCCCAGGGATGAAAGCGGGTCAGGAGGAGCGCTCACCGGCCCTCGCGCGCTTGGCGCCGCGCCTGCGTGAGGCGCAGAGCGACGGGCGCGTCCGTGACCTCTCCGTGGCGGCGGGGCTCCTGGCGCTGGCCGCCATCGTTCTGTTCATCCACGGCTGGAGCAGCCCGCCGGCGTGGCTGCTCCCCGTGACTCTGGTGGCGATCGGTGCCGCCATCGCCTGGCACGAACTCGTGGCTTCCCGGCGCGGGGGAGCTGGTCGAGCCCGGATGATCGCCGCCGTTGCTGCCGGTATCGTTCTGGCGGTGGCCGGATCGGTCGTCCTGCTCGCTCAGGGCCGGCAGGTCGGAGAAGTCCTCACCGCCATCGTCGGCGGGTTGGTCATCGTCCTCGGCGTGGTGATCGTGCTGGCTCCCGTGCTGCTCCGGCTGCTCAGTGAACTGGGCGAGGAACGCGCGGCACGCGCCCGGGAGGCCGAACGGGCTGACATAGCCGCGCACCTGCACGACTCCGTGCTCCAGACCCTCGCTCTGATCCGATCCCGATCCCACGACGACGACGTCGCCCGACTTGCCCGGGCGCAGGAGCGGGAACTGCGCACCTGGCTCTACGCCGATCGCCCCGAGCCCGGCACCTCGGTCGCGGACGCCCTGCGCACCATGGCCGGCGAGGTGGAGGACATCCACGGGGTCCCCATCGACGTCGTCACGGCCGGCGATGCGGTGCCCGATGCCGGAACCGAGACGCTGACCGCTGCGGCACGCGAGGCATTGAGTAACGCCGTCCGTCACGGGCAGGCGCCGGTGAGCCTGTATGTGGAGACCTCGCCGGAGGCGGTGGAGGTCTTCGTGCGCGATCGCGGTGAGGGCTTCGACCTCAACGAGGTGCCCCCGGATCGCTACGGCGTGCGCGAATCGATCATCGGGCGCATGGAACGCCACGGCGGCAGCGCGTGGGTGCGTTCGCGCGAGAGCGGCACCGAGGTGCACCTGCGCATTCCCCACCAGACAGCACGCAAGCCGAACGCGGAGACCGAGGCGCACACCGGTGCCGAGAGAGGATGA
- a CDS encoding PspC domain-containing protein produces the protein MDTTYDHSAGPEAGAQPGGAGASAQFRPGAQSGPGAQSGPGAQSGPGGAPHAWGSPTERPSLFDSLRGSGMVRTEERWIAGVAGGLARRTGLDPLIVRGLLVVLTVFGGVGVLLYGLGWALLPEERDGRIHLQEATRGSFDVALVGAILFTLIGLSRPVFWWTDSGWSFYAAALATGVLTLVACAVVLADNRSRQPVERAPWAPPAPGPAPAWASSGTDAGATATATATDVPTATDVHVGSNAAATTAPQGPAPQEIPAPQQGPATPQGPATPQGPATPQGPATPNGPQGPFGPSGPGHVPPMPPGPGPAPQAWTPPPPKPSVPGPGRATVSIVLATTLLILAALAVWDRIAEAAGIAATPENGLNVALMGFGAILTVIGIGLIVSAFRGRRGKGLTVLGTFALIFLLPISILTAFIPVGIPSVARHESAVTLGEHIARPAFPADAEGGYSVSAGMLELDLTGLHLDDADDLPLTVPVAVGAGVAELTIPQDIPVVIETDVALGAIEGYTQSGWTHEVGRSTTGYSHNWGSGGFVSGTYRNPLAQEEEPVLILEVVVRTGLIEIREG, from the coding sequence ATGGACACGACATACGACCACTCCGCAGGTCCGGAGGCCGGCGCACAGCCCGGCGGCGCCGGCGCCTCCGCGCAATTCCGTCCCGGCGCGCAGTCCGGTCCCGGCGCACAGTCCGGTCCCGGCGCACAGTCCGGCCCAGGCGGCGCGCCTCACGCTTGGGGCAGCCCCACTGAGCGGCCGTCCCTCTTCGATTCCCTCCGCGGCTCCGGAATGGTGCGCACCGAGGAACGCTGGATCGCCGGCGTGGCGGGCGGCCTCGCCCGGCGCACCGGGCTGGACCCGCTCATCGTTCGCGGACTGCTCGTCGTTCTCACCGTCTTCGGCGGTGTCGGCGTCCTCCTCTATGGTCTCGGCTGGGCCTTGCTGCCCGAGGAACGCGATGGCCGCATCCACCTGCAGGAAGCGACCCGAGGTTCCTTCGACGTCGCCCTCGTGGGCGCAATCCTCTTCACCCTGATCGGGCTGAGCCGGCCAGTGTTCTGGTGGACTGATAGCGGATGGTCCTTCTACGCCGCCGCGCTCGCCACGGGGGTCCTGACGCTGGTGGCCTGCGCCGTCGTCCTCGCCGACAACCGGTCGCGACAGCCGGTGGAGCGCGCACCGTGGGCGCCCCCGGCGCCCGGCCCGGCACCCGCATGGGCCTCTTCTGGGACCGATGCCGGTGCTACAGCCACAGCGACCGCCACCGACGTCCCGACCGCCACCGACGTCCACGTCGGAAGCAATGCCGCCGCGACCACGGCACCCCAGGGTCCCGCGCCACAGGAGATTCCTGCTCCCCAGCAGGGTCCTGCCACGCCGCAGGGTCCTGCCACGCCGCAGGGTCCTGCCACGCCGCAGGGTCCTGCCACGCCGAACGGGCCCCAGGGTCCTTTCGGGCCTTCTGGGCCTGGTCATGTGCCTCCGATGCCTCCCGGGCCTGGACCTGCCCCGCAGGCGTGGACACCCCCGCCGCCCAAACCCAGCGTCCCGGGGCCCGGCCGCGCCACGGTCAGCATCGTGCTGGCGACGACGCTGCTGATCCTGGCCGCTCTCGCAGTCTGGGACCGGATCGCTGAAGCCGCAGGCATCGCAGCGACACCGGAGAACGGCCTGAACGTCGCCCTGATGGGTTTCGGCGCGATCCTCACCGTGATCGGCATCGGTCTCATCGTCTCGGCCTTCCGCGGACGCCGGGGCAAAGGGCTCACGGTGCTGGGAACCTTCGCCCTGATCTTCCTGCTGCCCATCTCGATCCTCACAGCCTTCATTCCCGTGGGCATCCCGAGCGTCGCCCGCCACGAGAGCGCCGTCACGCTCGGGGAGCACATTGCCCGCCCGGCCTTCCCGGCCGACGCCGAGGGCGGGTACTCGGTCAGTGCCGGGATGCTCGAGCTCGATCTCACCGGCCTGCACCTCGACGACGCCGATGATCTGCCCCTGACCGTGCCCGTCGCCGTCGGCGCCGGTGTGGCCGAGCTGACCATCCCCCAGGACATCCCGGTGGTGATCGAGACCGACGTGGCCCTGGGCGCCATCGAGGGCTACACCCAGAGCGGCTGGACCCACGAGGTGGGCCGCTCCACCACGGGCTACTCGCACAACTGGGGCTCGGGCGGCTTCGTCTCCGGCACCTACCGCAACCCCCTGGCCCAGGAGGAGGAACCGGTCCTCATTCTCGAGGTCGTCGTCCGCACTGGTCTCATCGAAATCCGAGAGGGCTGA
- a CDS encoding DUF3817 domain-containing protein produces MSNEHTPQAADAISAPAPAPQSADQPRAVADRERKARTAFRFYRALAFVTGVMLLILVVEMIIKYVIRWEEVVPYIEWVPFAHGWIYVIYLAAVFNLWSVMRWPFKRIVFLVLAGVVPVLSFVMERRASQWFAEDLPRLIDRARKTANLAS; encoded by the coding sequence GTGAGCAACGAGCACACCCCCCAGGCAGCAGACGCCATCTCGGCGCCAGCCCCGGCGCCCCAGTCCGCGGACCAGCCGCGCGCCGTGGCGGACCGGGAACGCAAGGCCCGCACGGCGTTCCGCTTCTACCGCGCCCTCGCCTTCGTCACGGGCGTGATGTTGCTGATCCTCGTGGTCGAGATGATCATCAAGTACGTCATCCGCTGGGAAGAGGTCGTCCCCTACATCGAGTGGGTCCCCTTCGCGCACGGCTGGATCTACGTGATCTACCTGGCCGCGGTCTTCAACCTCTGGTCGGTGATGCGCTGGCCCTTCAAGCGGATCGTCTTCCTGGTCCTCGCCGGTGTGGTGCCGGTGCTGTCCTTCGTCATGGAGCGGCGCGCCTCGCAGTGGTTCGCCGAGGATCTGCCCCGGCTGATCGACCGGGCCCGCAAGACGGCTAACCTGGCTTCGTGA
- a CDS encoding GNAT family N-acetyltransferase: MDQRISLVTLAVADVAVARRFYADGLGWTPEFENPSVVMFQVGEFVLLSLWAESEFEAEVGPIRRGDGAPPMTLAHNVSSQAEVDGVLEAARRAGAPMVTSARARAWGGYSGYFADPDGFRWEVACAPADDEIVGSLVPPAAPEIGREDSSAPAEPAAGPAPVPGPLAVELTLAFPVDDAELSALHARAFSNPASDITPWRERLERHSLTWVGAFQHGRLVGFVHAVWDGAAHAFLLDLAVDPDLQRRGLGTALVTRLTAAVREAGCTWLHVDYEEHLDSFYRSCGFSPTAAGLIKLR; this comes from the coding sequence ATGGACCAACGGATCTCGCTCGTCACCCTGGCCGTCGCCGACGTCGCCGTCGCGCGACGCTTCTACGCCGACGGGCTCGGATGGACGCCGGAGTTCGAGAACCCCAGTGTCGTCATGTTCCAGGTGGGCGAGTTCGTGCTCCTCTCCCTGTGGGCGGAGTCCGAGTTCGAGGCAGAGGTGGGTCCGATCCGGCGTGGTGACGGGGCCCCACCGATGACACTGGCCCACAACGTCTCCAGCCAGGCGGAGGTCGACGGCGTCCTGGAGGCCGCGCGACGTGCCGGCGCCCCCATGGTGACAAGCGCCCGCGCCCGCGCGTGGGGCGGCTACAGCGGCTACTTCGCCGACCCTGACGGTTTCCGCTGGGAGGTGGCCTGCGCTCCCGCTGATGACGAGATCGTCGGGTCGCTCGTTCCCCCCGCGGCCCCGGAGATCGGTCGAGAAGACTCGTCCGCTCCGGCCGAGCCCGCCGCCGGCCCGGCGCCGGTGCCAGGACCGCTGGCCGTCGAGTTGACGCTCGCCTTCCCGGTCGACGACGCCGAGCTCAGCGCCCTGCACGCTCGCGCCTTCAGCAACCCCGCCAGCGACATCACTCCTTGGCGGGAGCGGCTGGAGCGGCACAGCCTGACCTGGGTGGGAGCATTCCAGCACGGCCGCCTGGTCGGCTTCGTGCATGCGGTGTGGGACGGAGCTGCGCACGCCTTCCTGCTCGATCTCGCCGTGGATCCGGACCTCCAGCGCAGGGGGCTCGGGACCGCGCTGGTCACCCGGCTGACCGCCGCCGTCCGCGAGGCCGGTTGTACGTGGCTGCACGTCGACTACGAGGAGCACCTCGACTCCTTCTACCGCTCCTGCGGCTTCAGCCCGACGGCCGCGGGGCTGATCAAGCTCCGATAG
- a CDS encoding ABC transporter ATP-binding protein, which yields MLEPLSGHPGHPPLTRPSRYLAWLAGRQKGLLSFALIMAIIEAASLAAVPFLLGRALDDGLESGLSAELLISVAWLVGIGILGAAAAAVGHIGEIGAWLNGAFRTSRLVGHHVTRTGDSVTEEMSTGEVVSTVATDSHHIGNLYELLPRLVGAVVAYLVVAVVVLQQNLALGLAVLIGLPVTATALSLLIKPLHTRQSKHREETGKLTSLGADTVTGLRVLRGIGGEDAFSTRYAEQSQRVRAAGVSVAHTSALLQGLQVLLPGLLVVAVVWFGARLTLTGEITPGQLVSFYGFTAFLTMPLQAATQFLTILTRARVGARKVTRVLATQPAAGSLAESEAADGEPLVATDSRPRELVDLTTGVRLAPGRMTALVSGTPDDAATLAQRLGRLDDHDGDVSYGGVLLSELPVAEVRRRIVVADATPQLFSGVLRDELDVRDTGTDASLLEAIDVAAAHDVLESMPEGLDGEITEKGRSLSGGQRQRVALARAVLTGAETVVLIEPTSAVDAHSEARIADRLTAHRAGLTTVVVTASPLVLDHADEVVFLESGPDGVSHEAARGTHRELIDTVPRYRAVVTRDVEEEQEEQDEITAVDQLTREHETEGACR from the coding sequence GTGCTCGAACCCCTCTCCGGCCACCCCGGCCATCCCCCACTCACGCGTCCCTCGCGCTACTTGGCCTGGCTTGCCGGCCGGCAGAAGGGGCTGCTCAGTTTCGCCCTGATCATGGCGATCATCGAGGCCGCCTCCCTCGCAGCCGTGCCCTTCCTGCTCGGCCGCGCCCTGGACGACGGCTTGGAGAGCGGCCTCTCCGCCGAGCTGCTCATCTCGGTGGCCTGGCTGGTGGGCATCGGCATCCTCGGTGCCGCCGCCGCTGCCGTGGGACACATCGGGGAGATCGGCGCCTGGCTCAACGGCGCTTTCCGCACCTCCCGGCTCGTGGGCCACCATGTGACCCGCACTGGCGACTCCGTCACCGAGGAGATGTCCACCGGTGAGGTCGTCTCCACCGTGGCCACCGACTCCCACCACATCGGCAACCTCTACGAGCTGTTGCCGCGCCTGGTGGGGGCCGTCGTCGCCTACCTCGTGGTCGCCGTGGTGGTGCTGCAGCAGAACCTCGCTCTGGGCCTGGCGGTGCTCATCGGCCTCCCGGTCACGGCCACGGCACTCTCGCTGCTCATCAAGCCACTGCACACCCGCCAGTCCAAGCACCGCGAGGAAACCGGCAAGCTGACCTCGCTCGGCGCCGACACCGTCACCGGCCTGCGTGTGCTGCGTGGCATCGGCGGCGAGGACGCCTTCTCCACCCGGTACGCCGAGCAGTCCCAGCGGGTCCGTGCCGCCGGCGTGAGCGTGGCGCACACCTCCGCCCTGCTGCAGGGCCTGCAGGTGCTCCTCCCCGGTCTGCTCGTGGTCGCCGTGGTGTGGTTCGGCGCGCGCCTGACACTGACCGGCGAGATCACCCCCGGCCAGCTGGTCTCCTTCTACGGCTTCACCGCATTCTTGACGATGCCCCTGCAGGCAGCGACGCAGTTCCTCACCATCCTCACCCGTGCCCGCGTGGGCGCTAGGAAGGTGACCCGGGTGCTGGCCACCCAGCCTGCCGCCGGGAGCCTGGCCGAGTCCGAGGCGGCCGACGGCGAACCGCTGGTTGCCACCGACTCGCGCCCCCGCGAGCTGGTGGATCTGACCACCGGCGTGCGCCTCGCCCCCGGGCGCATGACTGCGCTGGTGTCGGGTACGCCCGATGACGCGGCCACACTCGCCCAGCGCCTGGGGCGGCTCGATGACCACGACGGCGACGTCTCCTACGGTGGGGTGCTTCTCAGCGAGCTCCCCGTGGCAGAGGTGCGCCGCCGCATCGTGGTGGCCGATGCCACGCCGCAGCTCTTCTCCGGCGTGCTGCGTGACGAGCTCGATGTGCGCGACACCGGCACCGATGCCAGCCTGCTCGAGGCGATCGACGTCGCGGCCGCGCACGACGTGCTCGAGTCCATGCCGGAAGGACTCGACGGCGAGATCACCGAGAAGGGCCGCTCGCTCTCCGGTGGCCAGCGCCAGCGCGTGGCCCTGGCGCGCGCGGTGCTGACCGGTGCGGAGACGGTGGTACTCATCGAACCCACCTCGGCCGTGGACGCCCACTCCGAGGCCCGCATCGCCGACCGGCTCACCGCGCACCGCGCCGGGCTGACCACCGTGGTGGTCACCGCCTCGCCCCTGGTGCTCGACCACGCCGACGAGGTGGTCTTCCTCGAGTCGGGCCCGGACGGCGTCAGCCATGAGGCCGCCCGCGGGACCCACCGCGAGCTGATCGACACGGTGCCGCGTTACCGCGCCGTCGTGACCCGCGACGTCGAGGAGGAACAGGAGGAGCAGGACGAGATCACCGCTGTCGACCAGCTCACCCGTGAGCACGAGACCGAAGGAGCTTGCCGATGA
- a CDS encoding LuxR C-terminal-related transcriptional regulator — protein sequence MSATNSADSPALPATIRVLLVDDHAMVRAGVRAELTTHAPDLEIVGEAQDVEGAIAAVRELRPDVVLLDVHLPGGDGGGGAEVARHCLAEADSPSRFLALSVSDAAEDVVAVIRAGARGYVTKAISAKELADAVRRVAAGDAAFSPRLAGFVLDAFGTGAGDVAAADDELDRLSAREREVMRLIARGYSYKEVAAELFISVKTVETHVSAVLRKLQLSSRHELTRWAAARRLL from the coding sequence ATGAGCGCCACCAACTCTGCTGACAGCCCCGCGCTGCCAGCGACGATCCGTGTCCTGCTCGTGGACGATCACGCCATGGTGCGGGCCGGTGTCCGCGCCGAGCTCACCACGCACGCCCCGGATCTGGAGATCGTGGGGGAGGCGCAGGACGTCGAGGGCGCCATCGCCGCGGTCCGCGAACTGCGACCCGACGTCGTCCTGCTCGACGTTCACCTGCCCGGAGGAGACGGCGGTGGAGGTGCGGAGGTGGCCCGTCACTGCCTGGCCGAGGCCGACTCGCCCTCCCGGTTCCTGGCCCTGTCGGTCTCCGATGCCGCCGAGGATGTGGTGGCCGTGATCCGCGCGGGGGCACGCGGCTACGTCACCAAAGCGATCAGTGCGAAAGAACTCGCCGATGCGGTGCGCCGAGTGGCTGCCGGTGACGCCGCCTTCTCGCCACGACTGGCGGGCTTCGTGCTCGATGCCTTTGGTACCGGGGCCGGCGATGTCGCAGCTGCTGATGACGAGCTCGATCGGCTCTCAGCACGCGAACGCGAGGTGATGCGGTTGATCGCCCGCGGCTACTCCTACAAGGAAGTCGCTGCTGAACTCTTCATCTCGGTCAAGACCGTGGAAACCCACGTCTCGGCCGTGCTGCGCAAGCTCCAGCTCTCCTCGCGCCACGAACTCACCCGCTGGGCCGCGGCGCGCCGCCTGCTCTGA
- the guaA gene encoding glutamine-hydrolyzing GMP synthase, with translation MTSPQHDGAPAVAPEQPTPRPVLVVDYGAQYAQLIARRVREARVYSEIVPHSMSTADMLAKDPAAIILSGGPASVYAEGAPSTDPALFDAGVPVFGICYGFQSMARALGGTVAQTGTREYGGTAVDITSEGALLAGSPERQTVWMSHGDAVHAAPEGFTVLATSEGSPVAAFEDVDRRLAGMQWHPEVKHSALGQQAMERFLYDVAGITPEWTPGNVVHDQVEAIRAAVGSDRVICALSGGVDSSVAAALVQKAVGDQLTCVFVDHGLLRAGEAEQVEQDFVAATGVNLKVVDAEERFLQALAGVSDPETKRKIIGREFIRVFEEAAREVVAEAEAEGTTVGGEVKYLVQGTLYPDVVESGGGEGAANIKSHHNVGGLPDDLQFQLIEPLRTLFKDEVRAVGLELGVPESIVWRQPFPGPGLGIRIIGEVTRERLDILRAADAIAREELTKAGLDRDIWQCPVVLLADVRSVGVQGDGRTYGHPVVLRPVSSEDAMTADWSRVPYEVLATISNRITNAVPEVNRVVLDVTSKPPGTIEWE, from the coding sequence GTGACCAGCCCGCAGCACGACGGCGCCCCGGCCGTCGCCCCCGAGCAGCCCACGCCCCGCCCCGTCCTCGTCGTCGACTACGGCGCCCAGTACGCCCAGCTCATCGCCCGGCGTGTGCGCGAGGCCCGGGTGTACTCCGAGATCGTGCCGCACTCCATGTCGACTGCGGACATGCTCGCCAAGGACCCGGCGGCCATCATCCTCTCCGGCGGCCCGGCCTCGGTCTACGCCGAAGGCGCTCCGAGCACCGACCCGGCACTGTTCGACGCCGGGGTGCCGGTGTTCGGGATCTGCTACGGATTCCAGTCGATGGCCCGCGCCCTGGGCGGCACCGTCGCGCAGACCGGCACGCGTGAGTACGGCGGCACCGCGGTGGACATCACCTCCGAGGGCGCCCTCCTGGCCGGCTCCCCCGAGCGGCAAACCGTGTGGATGTCACATGGCGACGCCGTGCACGCCGCTCCCGAGGGCTTCACGGTGCTGGCCACCAGCGAGGGCTCACCCGTCGCCGCATTCGAGGATGTCGACCGGCGCCTGGCCGGGATGCAATGGCACCCCGAGGTCAAGCACTCCGCGCTCGGGCAGCAGGCCATGGAGCGCTTCCTGTACGACGTCGCCGGCATCACGCCTGAGTGGACGCCGGGCAACGTCGTCCACGACCAGGTCGAGGCGATCCGCGCCGCAGTGGGCTCGGACCGCGTGATCTGCGCGCTCTCCGGCGGCGTGGACTCCTCCGTGGCGGCGGCGCTGGTGCAGAAGGCGGTGGGCGATCAGCTCACCTGCGTCTTCGTGGACCATGGTCTGCTGCGCGCCGGTGAGGCCGAACAGGTCGAACAGGACTTCGTGGCCGCCACCGGCGTGAACCTCAAGGTGGTCGACGCCGAGGAGCGCTTCCTCCAGGCCCTGGCCGGAGTCAGCGACCCAGAGACCAAACGCAAGATCATCGGCCGGGAGTTCATCCGCGTCTTCGAGGAGGCCGCCCGGGAGGTGGTGGCCGAGGCCGAGGCCGAGGGCACCACCGTCGGCGGCGAGGTGAAGTACCTGGTGCAGGGCACGCTCTACCCCGACGTCGTGGAGTCCGGCGGCGGCGAGGGCGCGGCCAACATCAAGTCCCACCACAACGTGGGCGGACTACCGGACGACCTGCAGTTCCAGCTCATCGAGCCGCTGCGCACGCTCTTCAAGGACGAGGTCCGCGCCGTCGGGCTGGAACTGGGCGTGCCGGAATCCATCGTGTGGCGTCAGCCCTTCCCCGGCCCCGGCCTGGGCATCCGGATCATCGGCGAGGTCACCCGCGAGCGCCTCGACATCCTGCGCGCTGCCGACGCCATCGCCCGGGAGGAACTCACCAAGGCCGGACTCGACCGCGACATCTGGCAGTGCCCGGTGGTCTTGCTCGCCGATGTGCGGTCCGTGGGCGTGCAGGGTGACGGCCGCACCTACGGCCACCCCGTGGTGCTGCGCCCGGTTTCCTCCGAGGACGCGATGACCGCGGACTGGTCACGGGTGCCCTACGAGGTGCTCGCGACGATCTCCAACCGCATCACCAACGCCGTCCCGGAGGTCAACCGGGTGGTCCTGGACGTCACCTCCAAGCCGCCGGGCACCATCGAGTGGGAGTGA
- the erm gene encoding 23S ribosomal RNA methyltransferase Erm yields MPTYRGGRHEHGQNFLTDTRIQRQILEYVSRTDGPIIEVGPGDGALTLPMESLRRTITAIEVDSHLAAALRRRAGPQTTVLCQDVLTFHFPERRHVVVGNLPFHLTTAILRRLLHLRSWSTAVLLVQWEVARRRAGVGGATMMTAQWWPWYTFHLEGRVPARAFRPAPGVDGGILRIERRPSPLVAAADRGRYRAFVHGVFTGPGRDLEQILRRRGLSRAAVRAALGELGIARTALPREVSAEQWARLFGVAGSGRQHMS; encoded by the coding sequence ATGCCCACCTATCGTGGCGGCCGGCACGAGCACGGCCAGAACTTCCTCACCGACACCCGGATCCAGCGCCAGATCCTCGAGTACGTCTCCCGCACCGACGGACCGATCATCGAGGTCGGGCCCGGCGACGGCGCCCTAACCCTCCCGATGGAGTCGTTGCGGCGCACGATCACCGCCATTGAGGTGGACTCGCATCTCGCCGCGGCCCTGCGACGGCGGGCCGGTCCGCAGACCACCGTGCTCTGCCAGGACGTGCTGACCTTCCACTTCCCCGAGCGCCGACACGTGGTGGTCGGCAATCTGCCCTTCCATCTCACGACAGCGATCCTGCGCCGGCTGCTGCACCTACGGTCCTGGAGCACCGCAGTGCTGCTGGTGCAGTGGGAGGTGGCCCGTCGCCGTGCCGGGGTGGGTGGGGCGACCATGATGACCGCCCAGTGGTGGCCCTGGTACACCTTCCATCTCGAGGGCCGTGTGCCCGCGCGAGCCTTCCGCCCCGCACCAGGAGTCGACGGCGGCATCCTGAGGATCGAACGCCGGCCAAGCCCGTTGGTCGCTGCGGCCGATCGGGGCCGCTACCGCGCCTTCGTCCACGGCGTCTTCACCGGGCCGGGAAGGGACCTGGAGCAGATCCTGCGGCGTCGGGGACTTTCCCGCGCGGCGGTCCGTGCCGCCTTGGGCGAGTTGGGCATCGCACGCACCGCACTCCCCCGTGAGGTGAGCGCCGAGCAGTGGGCGCGCCTCTTCGGCGTCGCGGGGAGTGGGCGACAACACATGTCATAG
- a CDS encoding LysE family translocator has translation MALLSLILFVFATAGTPGPNNTIAMASGASFGLRRTLPIIGGVNLGFPLLIVLVGIGLGQALERWPVILDVLRPLGVLYLLYLAVRIATGPTDIEARRQGSPPGFVHMALFQAVNPKAWTMAVGAIAAYTGFWESFLLEVLVIAATFMVFGPVCTSAWALLGVGAGRVMTTPRRLRIFNVIMAALLAVSLIPASTEVWRSLSG, from the coding sequence GTGGCCTTGTTGTCCCTGATCCTCTTCGTCTTCGCCACGGCGGGCACGCCCGGGCCGAACAACACCATCGCCATGGCCTCCGGAGCGTCCTTCGGCTTGCGCCGCACGCTCCCGATCATCGGCGGCGTCAACCTGGGCTTCCCGCTCCTGATCGTGCTTGTCGGGATCGGACTCGGTCAGGCGCTGGAGCGCTGGCCGGTGATCCTCGACGTCCTGCGCCCCCTGGGCGTGCTGTATTTGCTCTATCTCGCCGTGCGTATCGCCACCGGCCCGACCGACATCGAGGCCCGGCGACAGGGGAGCCCGCCCGGCTTCGTCCACATGGCGCTGTTCCAGGCGGTGAACCCGAAGGCCTGGACGATGGCCGTCGGGGCCATCGCGGCCTACACGGGCTTCTGGGAGTCCTTCCTGCTCGAGGTGCTCGTCATCGCCGCAACCTTCATGGTGTTCGGGCCGGTGTGCACCTCGGCGTGGGCGCTGCTCGGCGTCGGGGCCGGTCGGGTGATGACCACGCCGCGCAGGCTACGGATCTTCAACGTCATCATGGCCGCGCTGCTCGCGGTGTCCCTGATCCCGGCCAGCACCGAGGTCTGGCGCTCGCTGAGCGGATAG